The DNA region AACAACCAATTTGTAGTCGTCTTGATAAAACGGCCAATTCAGCAACGGCCCGGCCACCGGCATATGAACGATCGCAATGTCCACGTGTCCTGAGAGCAAAAACTCTTCCCCACTCGTGTGGTCGGATCCTGCGTCAATGACTTGAAGATTGATGCCCGGGTGTGTTGAGCGAAAGCGCGCAAGGATTTGAGGGAGCAGGTGGGTTGCGACGCTTCGCGGAGCGGCAATCCGCAATGTTCCTGTGAGTTGATCCGGCTCTTGAACCGCCTCATGAATGTCTGCGACCGCCTGAAGTGCACGCTCTGCATGTTGCAGCATGCGGGTTCCTGCCGCTGTTAAGGTCACGCCTGAGGATGCGCGGCGGAGCAGCCGCACTCCCAGGGCACGTTCCAGTTTGGCCACACCCTCAGACAAGCTGCTTTGCGACAGCCCCTGCTCCGCCGCGGCCTCTCCAAAACCGCCAGCCCGCACCACAGCCAGAAACAATCTCAATTGAGCCAGGGTGAGGCGGGATCGGGAGGACATCCCTCAGTGTACGCAACACGTGGATCAAGCTTCCAATTCATCGGACTTGCCGATCCTGCAGCACCGTTCCAAAGCCTGACCCGATAGGCTTTCACGCATTGTCCCGTCATGCTGGTTCTGACAGGGAGACCTATGGACATCCAACCAGTTCAAATCTTTACGCCATCCCCTTTCCATTCTCGCCACTCCGGTTCAAGTCACCTGCGGGGGAAGCTATGAAGACCATCGGTCTGATTGGCGGCCTGTCCTGGGAATCCAGCGCGCAGTATTACCGTCTCATCAACGAAACTGTTCGTGATCGGCTGGGTGGGCTGTGGTCCGCCGTGAGCCTCATGCACACGGTCAATTTCGAAGAAATTGAGCGGTTCCAGCGCCTCGGTGATTGGGATCAAGCGGCGGCGGTACTCATCGACAGCGCACGCCGGCTGGAGCGTGGGGGTGCAGATTTTCTCCTGATCTGTTCCAATACCATGCACCGGATGGCCCATGACGTCGAGGCGGCCGTCCGTATTCCGCTCCTGCACATTGCCGATCCGACCGCGCAACAGATTCAGACCCGAGGATTGACCCGGGTGGGCCTGCTCGGCACAGCGTTCACCATGGAACAGGCGTTTTATCAAGACCGCCTGCGGGAGAACTATGGCCTGAATGTGCTGGTTCCCGATGAGGCAGACCGAAAAACGGTTCACCGCGTTATCTACGAAGAGTTGGTTCAAGGGCGAGTAGAAGCGAACTCAAAAGCAGCGTATGTGCGGATCATGCAGGCACTGGTGGACCGTGGAGCACAGGGCATCATCCTCGGCTGTACCGAAATCATGTTGCTGGTTGGCGAATCAGACACAACGGTGCCTATTTTTGATACCACCACTTTGCATGCCCTCGCTGCTGTGGATCTTGCCCTGCAGTCCAATCCAAATAAAGGGTAGAAGGTCAACGGGCCTCTCGTGCCTAAGGCCGGTCACGTACTGTGCTGCTGGGCTGCCAGGGGGCTGCCCCGCTATTGCGTCGTTGAGGTTAAGTGGCTTGAGCTTGGCGTTCGACCTCGTGAGGGGTCAAGTCGCCCAGTGTGGAGTGGCGGCGCTGTCGGTTATAGAAGACCAAGTGGATTCGAAGATGGCCTGCCGGGCAGCGGTACCTCAGCGTATGGTTTCTTTGGCAAAGAAGGTGGTGGCTTTTTCGGGATTTCTCGGTCCTGGCACAGGAGTTCGTTCCCTCTGCGGAGCCGTTGGATTTCTGTTGCTCAGGGGGCGGATTTCGCTTTCCCTGACCAGGGAAAGCAGCGTCGCCCCGTTGCTGTTCGGCCGTCAGCCATTGCGCAGCAGTGAGGCGCCCTTGCCCAACTCGCAAGCGGTGTGGGAGAGGTTGCTGCCTGTTCGGGCGAGCCCAGCGGCGTCTCGCTTAAATTCTGCGGTTGGATTGTGCGGTGGGTCATGATGTGCCTCCTTTTATCGAGGCTGATCTCCATCTGCGCAAAACCGGGTCACCCTCGCTCGCCAAGCGATCCCAATACGAAGATATAGGGAACGGCGTCGAGGGTACGACGGTCACCAGCGCGAAGGCGTCCGACTCGGTCGGGAGAAGAGCCTGCATCAGCTCCACTGCGCGTCAGTGAGGTCCCGGGACATCGTTTCAGCCTACGGACGTCCTTTTTGAAACCGCCTCTAACCGGAAGCGGACTACGCCGACGCGTCCATGGTGCACTCGGGCCACGTCATCACTGCCCAGAGCTACGCCTTCGCCGAGTTCGGGCTCACCGTCGCCGATGGCCTCAGTGCGGTGTGGAACGTCGCCAGTGCCCGGCGCTTCTCTCTGGGCCACGGCCATCCAGCGTCTGGGTCACCGGGCGGGGGCACCATCGGCCCATCATCCAGCACCCCTTACCGTCTGGGCACCCAGGGCGGCGGATCCACGGCCACCCACCAGGAGGTACCCTATGCACCCGACCCGACTGCTGCTGCTTGCCCTTGCCGTCACCACCCTGTCTGCGTGTGGGGGCGGCACCGCTCACCCCACTCCGGCCCCCTCCGGTCAGCCTGGCCCCACCTCGCCGGGTACCGGGCAACCCGCGCCCACGCCCAACCCCGTGCCAGCACCCGCTCCTGGGGCCTACACCATGACGGGCCGCGTCATGGCGGAGTGGGGTGAGCCCCTGGCCGGCGTAGACGTGTATGTCCAGCACACGGAATCAAGAACCTACACCAAAGGTGTCACGGACGCGCAGGGCCGTTACGTCGTCCCGATCCCGCAGGAGGCGGGGCTGTGGAGCGCCGTCGCCTACCGAATCATGACCTACAGCAGCCGCGACATCCCCGTGTACCTCGCCCCCGAGGACACCACGCCCTTTTCCTCCTCCAAGGGGGCCGTCAGGGATTTCGTGTACCGCGTCAAGGATGCGCCCCACGGCAGGGTGATCGACGAAATCGACAGCCTGGACGTGGAGATCGACTACGACACGCTGGAAGTCACCTTCACGCCCGACGGCCCGAATACGGCGAACAGAAGCGAGCCCTTCACGCTCAGGTACCGTTTCGGGTATGGCCTGCC from Deinococcus humi includes:
- a CDS encoding LysR family transcriptional regulator is translated as MSSRSRLTLAQLRLFLAVVRAGGFGEAAAEQGLSQSSLSEGVAKLERALGVRLLRRASSGVTLTAAGTRMLQHAERALQAVADIHEAVQEPDQLTGTLRIAAPRSVATHLLPQILARFRSTHPGINLQVIDAGSDHTSGEEFLLSGHVDIAIVHMPVAGPLLNWPFYQDDYKLVVSESSSASQTAAEIWQQLTNQPLLLPMTCVRCNRLLQTYLNQHAASTLTVLEVENDSAMLGMVAHGLGHAIIPHLATQPLPQGVRLLGLPVPLRRQLAVAVMPSRAALPMIRALTTLLHQQALVFSESASADMIS
- a CDS encoding aspartate/glutamate racemase family protein yields the protein MKTIGLIGGLSWESSAQYYRLINETVRDRLGGLWSAVSLMHTVNFEEIERFQRLGDWDQAAAVLIDSARRLERGGADFLLICSNTMHRMAHDVEAAVRIPLLHIADPTAQQIQTRGLTRVGLLGTAFTMEQAFYQDRLRENYGLNVLVPDEADRKTVHRVIYEELVQGRVEANSKAAYVRIMQALVDRGAQGIILGCTEIMLLVGESDTTVPIFDTTTLHALAAVDLALQSNPNKG
- a CDS encoding carboxypeptidase-like regulatory domain-containing protein — its product is MHPTRLLLLALAVTTLSACGGGTAHPTPAPSGQPGPTSPGTGQPAPTPNPVPAPAPGAYTMTGRVMAEWGEPLAGVDVYVQHTESRTYTKGVTDAQGRYVVPIPQEAGLWSAVAYRIMTYSSRDIPVYLAPEDTTPFSSSKGAVRDFVYRVKDAPHGRVIDEIDSLDVEIDYDTLEVTFTPDGPNTANRSEPFTLRYRFGYGLPNIPLGEYFVTATQMRSGQREPLLIATRDTPTYVSRARARFLPETMHVLAMELFWKNP